The genomic DNA GGCGGTTTCTGACCGTTCACCTAAAAATGGGAGCGGTTGTCATTCCCTTCATATAGATGATAACGTGTCAACGGCGGACTAGCGCCATGATACGACATTTCAGTGGGTTGTGGCCCGTTCTCGGCGGGCGAGGCGAAGAAACGTACAGATCAGGAGCATGTTGATGACCGAAGAAGAAAGGAAGATCGAAAGTCTGCAAAAGGAAGGACAGATATTTCAGCCCAACGCCTCCATGCAGGACCAGGCCTGGGTCCCGAACATGGACGCCTACGCAGCGGCCAATCAGCGGGCGCTTGACGACCCCGAGGCATATTGGGGCGAGCGGGCCAAAGACCTGATCGACTGGTTCTCCGATTTCGACTCCGTTCTGGAAGCGGATTACGACAAGCCGGAGTTCAAGTGGTTCTCGGGCGGCAAGACCAACGTTTCCTACAACTGCCTGGACCGTCATCTGACCGGCGGCCGCCGCAACAAGGCCGCACTCATCTGGCAGGGCGAGCCCGAGGAGGACGTTCGGGTCTACACCTATCAGATGCTCCACACCGAGGTCTGCCGCTTCGCCAACGTGCTCAAGAAGAAGGGCGTCAAGCGGGGTGACCGCGTCTCCCTCTACATGCCCATGATTCCCGAGTTGGCCATCGCCATGCTGGCCTGCACTCGGCTGGGCGCGCCGCACTCCATCGTCTTCGCGGGATTTTCGTCCATCGCCCTCCAGTCGCGCATCGAGGACGCCCAGGCCAAGGTGCTGGTCACGGCGGACGCGGTCCTGCGCGCCGGAAAGACCATTCCGCTCAAGCCCAACGCCGACGAGGCGCTCAAGGACTGCCCCTCGGTGGAGCAGTGCATCGTGGTCAAGCGGGGCGGCAACGAGGTCACCATGGTCGAGGGGCGCGACTCCTGGTGGCATGACGAGATCACGGCCGAGGACATCACCTCGGATTGCGCCTTTGAGGAAATGGACGCCGAGGACCCGTTGTTCATCCTGTATACCTCCGGCTCCACGGGCAAGCCCAAGGGCGTGCTGCACTCCACCGGCGGCTACCTGACCTACGCGGCGCATTCCACCCAGTACGTGTTCGACGTCAAGGACGATGACGTGTACTGGTGCACGGCCGACGTGGGCTGGATCACCGGCCATTCCTATATCGTGTACGGACCGCTGGCCCTGGGAGCCACTTCCGTCATGTTCGAGGGCGTGCCGAGCTATCCCCGGCCGGACCGCTACTGGAAGATCGTGGACAAATTCAAGGTCAGCATCTTCTACACCGCCCCCACGGTCATCCGCGCCCTCATGCGCGAGGGCGAGCAGTGGACCAGGAATTATGATCTCTCCTCCCTGCGGCTGCTGGGTTCGGTGGGCGAGCCCATCAACCCCGAGGCGTGGCTTTGGTACCACAACAACGTGGGCGGCGGAAAACTGCCCATCGTGGATACCTGGTGGCAGACCGAGACCGGCGGTATCATGATCTCGGCCATGCCCTACGCCACTCCACTGAAGCCCGGTTCCGCGACCCTGCCGCTGCCCGGCATCTCGGCCAAGATCGTGCGCCGCGACGGCAGCCCGGCCGGACCCAACGAGGGCGGCCATCTGGTCGTGGACAAGCCATGGCCCGGCATGTTGCGCAACGTCTGGGGCGACCCCGACCGCTACAAGTCCACCTATTTCGCCGGGTTCCCCGGAGCTTACGAGGCTGGAGACGGCGCGCGCGTGGACGAGGACGGCTACTTCTGGATCATGGGACGGCTCGACGACGTCATCAACGTGTCCGGCCACCGCATGGGTACCGCCGAGATCGAATCCGCGCTGGTTGCCCATCCCGACGTGTCCGAGGCCGCCGTCGTCGGTATGCCCCACGACATCAAGGGCGAGACCATCTACGCCTACGTGACCCTGCGTTCCGGCGTGGAGCCCACGGACGACATGATTAAGGAGCTCAAGGTCTGGGTGCGCAAGGAGATCGGCCCCATTGCCACCCCCGAGTTCATTCAGTTCGCCGACGGTCTGCCCAAGACCCGTTCCGGCAAGATCATGCGCCGCGTCCTGCGCAAGATCGTCGAAGGCTCCAACGATTTCGGCGACACTTCCACCCTCGCCGATCCGGGCGTGGTCACCGA from Pseudodesulfovibrio thermohalotolerans includes the following:
- the acs gene encoding acetate--CoA ligase yields the protein MTEEERKIESLQKEGQIFQPNASMQDQAWVPNMDAYAAANQRALDDPEAYWGERAKDLIDWFSDFDSVLEADYDKPEFKWFSGGKTNVSYNCLDRHLTGGRRNKAALIWQGEPEEDVRVYTYQMLHTEVCRFANVLKKKGVKRGDRVSLYMPMIPELAIAMLACTRLGAPHSIVFAGFSSIALQSRIEDAQAKVLVTADAVLRAGKTIPLKPNADEALKDCPSVEQCIVVKRGGNEVTMVEGRDSWWHDEITAEDITSDCAFEEMDAEDPLFILYTSGSTGKPKGVLHSTGGYLTYAAHSTQYVFDVKDDDVYWCTADVGWITGHSYIVYGPLALGATSVMFEGVPSYPRPDRYWKIVDKFKVSIFYTAPTVIRALMREGEQWTRNYDLSSLRLLGSVGEPINPEAWLWYHNNVGGGKLPIVDTWWQTETGGIMISAMPYATPLKPGSATLPLPGISAKIVRRDGSPAGPNEGGHLVVDKPWPGMLRNVWGDPDRYKSTYFAGFPGAYEAGDGARVDEDGYFWIMGRLDDVINVSGHRMGTAEIESALVAHPDVSEAAVVGMPHDIKGETIYAYVTLRSGVEPTDDMIKELKVWVRKEIGPIATPEFIQFADGLPKTRSGKIMRRVLRKIVEGSNDFGDTSTLADPGVVTDLVEGNKDLVG